From a single Gemmatimonadota bacterium genomic region:
- a CDS encoding M20/M25/M40 family metallo-hydrolase, translating into MIHRRPGAAAPLHLALLLLAAGCGPSDEASLAPPDPSVIERADAERVLSILAADSMRGRRAFTDDALRAADFLAREFEQAGLEGLQGGYQQRFAVRSLEPGEAHVVLDGQALAPEQFRVRAGAPALAWVTGDVEVVRVDPADDLQSAMGRLRSVSGDALMLVPSARADLVAALAGFFERPVRTLGDAQQPSMVLAVWDGTDPTYEVTAAARITEEPLVNVVGMLPGRRSDEFVLFSAHYDHIGIRPAVEGDSIANGANDDASGTTAVVELARYFASRGTPERSLLFAAFTAEEGGGYGSRYYSSQLDPDQIVAMFNIEMIGKPAVEGPNTAWITGFERSSFGPLLQEAVQGTPYTFYADPYPEQNLFYRSDNATLARLGVPAHSISTTPIDVDTDYHQVSDEIETLDLDHLTNTIRAIATGAERFVTGESTPTRVDPATVERR; encoded by the coding sequence GTGATCCACCGTCGTCCTGGTGCCGCTGCCCCGCTCCACCTCGCGCTTCTGTTGCTGGCCGCCGGGTGTGGTCCCTCGGACGAGGCCTCCTTGGCGCCGCCCGATCCATCCGTCATCGAGCGAGCCGACGCCGAGCGGGTGCTGTCGATCCTGGCTGCGGACAGCATGCGAGGGCGACGCGCCTTCACCGATGACGCCCTGCGGGCCGCCGACTTCCTTGCCAGAGAGTTCGAGCAGGCCGGCCTCGAGGGTTTACAGGGAGGGTACCAGCAGCGGTTCGCCGTGCGCAGCCTGGAGCCGGGCGAGGCGCACGTGGTGCTCGACGGTCAGGCTCTGGCTCCCGAACAGTTCCGCGTTCGCGCCGGAGCGCCGGCCCTGGCCTGGGTGACGGGCGACGTGGAGGTGGTGCGTGTGGACCCGGCCGACGACCTCCAGTCGGCGATGGGCAGGCTTCGCTCAGTCAGCGGAGATGCGCTGATGTTGGTCCCGTCCGCGCGTGCGGACCTGGTCGCCGCGCTGGCTGGGTTTTTCGAACGACCGGTGCGCACGCTGGGCGACGCGCAGCAGCCCAGCATGGTGCTGGCCGTCTGGGACGGGACCGATCCCACCTATGAAGTCACGGCCGCGGCCCGGATCACCGAGGAGCCACTGGTCAACGTGGTGGGCATGCTCCCCGGTCGACGCTCGGACGAGTTCGTGCTGTTCTCGGCCCACTACGACCACATCGGCATTCGCCCTGCCGTGGAAGGGGACTCCATCGCCAACGGTGCCAACGACGACGCGTCCGGCACCACGGCGGTCGTGGAGCTGGCCCGCTACTTCGCGTCCCGGGGCACGCCCGAGCGCTCGTTGTTGTTCGCGGCCTTCACCGCGGAGGAAGGGGGCGGCTACGGATCGCGCTACTACTCCAGCCAGCTGGATCCCGATCAGATCGTGGCCATGTTCAACATCGAGATGATCGGCAAGCCGGCGGTGGAGGGGCCCAACACGGCCTGGATCACGGGCTTCGAGCGGTCGAGCTTCGGACCCTTGCTGCAGGAGGCCGTGCAGGGCACGCCCTATACGTTCTACGCGGATCCCTACCCCGAGCAGAACCTCTTCTACCGCTCGGACAACGCCACGCTCGCGCGCCTCGGCGTGCCCGCCCACTCCATCTCGACCACGCCGATCGATGTGGACACCGACTACCACCAGGTCAGCGACGAAATCGAGACGCTGGACCTCGACCACCTGACCAATACGATCCGGGCGATCGCCACCGGAGCGGAGCGCTTCGTGACCGGAGAGTCCACGCCCACCAGGGTGGATCCCGCCACCGTGGAGCGGCGCTAG
- a CDS encoding glutathione synthase yields the protein MILLAGVRSEEPLRLVAEALDEEGTPYRMFHQRDFDHLSLHVRVERGHVRGALEMPDGVLPLEEVHGVYLRLMDDRVLPELETEPEASQRRHHCRALHEALLRWSEITPARVVNRLAAMGSNFSKPYQAQAILAAGFRTPPTLISNDPDRVLAFQREHRRIIYKSISGVRSIVRELGEAERARLDRIRWCPTQFQAYVEGQDVRVHTIGDAVFATAITTTGTDYRYACREEGGSTELEAVSLGADLEARCVGLARRLGLDFAGIDLKLSPGGAVYCFEVNPCPAYSYYEGHTGQPIARTLARYLAA from the coding sequence ATGATCCTGCTCGCCGGTGTCCGCTCCGAAGAGCCGCTCCGCCTGGTGGCGGAGGCCCTGGACGAGGAAGGGACCCCCTATCGGATGTTCCATCAACGCGACTTCGATCACCTGAGCCTGCACGTACGGGTCGAACGCGGACACGTGCGCGGTGCACTGGAAATGCCGGACGGTGTGCTTCCCCTGGAGGAGGTGCACGGCGTGTACCTCCGCCTGATGGACGACCGCGTGTTGCCCGAGCTGGAGACGGAGCCGGAGGCGTCACAGCGGAGGCACCACTGCCGCGCCCTGCACGAGGCGTTGCTGCGCTGGAGCGAGATCACGCCCGCACGGGTGGTCAACCGACTGGCCGCGATGGGCTCCAACTTCTCGAAGCCCTATCAGGCGCAGGCAATCCTGGCGGCTGGATTCCGCACGCCACCCACGCTCATCAGCAATGATCCGGACCGCGTGCTGGCGTTCCAGCGCGAGCACAGGCGCATCATCTACAAGTCCATCAGCGGTGTCCGCTCGATCGTGCGTGAGCTGGGTGAAGCAGAGCGAGCCAGACTGGACCGGATCCGTTGGTGCCCGACCCAATTCCAGGCGTACGTGGAGGGTCAGGACGTGCGCGTGCACACCATTGGAGACGCGGTCTTCGCCACCGCCATCACCACGACGGGCACGGACTATCGCTACGCCTGCCGCGAGGAGGGAGGAAGCACCGAGTTGGAGGCGGTGTCCCTGGGCGCCGACCTGGAGGCCCGCTGCGTAGGGCTGGCCCGACGACTGGGACTGGACTTCGCGGGGATCGACCTGAAGCTGTCGCCCGGCGGGGCCGTCTATTGCTTCGAGGTGAATCCCTGTCCCGCCTACTCGTACTACGAAGGGCATACCGGCCAACCCATCGCGCGGACCCTGGCGCGCTATCTGGCTGCATGA
- a CDS encoding PQQ-dependent sugar dehydrogenase, with translation MSPVHRAPLAVLALAACACAPSVPDPSADDASLVRSAEHDFRVEPVVDGLVRPFSMAFTPEGDLLVTERPGRLRIVRDGVLLPDPVEGIPEVIALGRGARSMRGLEQAGMRDVVLHPDFASNRLLYLSYTKPGPDSLGNLAVARGRFENDRLSDVQEIFHANADGNGSERASMWGGRLAFDGKGYLFITLGDRQWPSAGDLTAHPAQDLSNHNGSTVRLYEDGRVPEDNPFVGVPGAQPEIWSYGHRNAQGMAFHPETGDLWQNEHGPQGGDELNLILPGRNYGWPVIGYGVNYTSGTAIHAGTHQEGMEQPVHVWVPSIGVSGLLFYTGDAFPRWRGSLFVGGMSGQRLVRLTLEGQEVVHEETLIHDQGRIRDVRQAPDGSIYLAIDGAARDVDGPPTGIVRLVPAGRR, from the coding sequence ATGTCACCTGTCCACCGCGCCCCACTGGCCGTCCTCGCGCTGGCCGCCTGCGCCTGTGCTCCTTCCGTACCGGACCCGAGCGCGGATGACGCTTCCCTGGTCCGCAGCGCCGAGCACGACTTCCGGGTCGAACCGGTAGTGGACGGCTTGGTGCGCCCGTTCTCGATGGCGTTCACGCCCGAGGGAGATCTGTTGGTGACGGAGCGGCCGGGACGACTGCGCATCGTCCGTGACGGCGTGTTGCTGCCCGACCCGGTGGAGGGCATCCCGGAAGTGATTGCGCTGGGCAGGGGCGCCCGCTCCATGCGAGGGCTCGAGCAGGCCGGCATGCGCGACGTGGTGCTGCATCCCGACTTCGCCAGCAACCGCCTGCTCTACCTGAGCTACACCAAGCCAGGGCCCGATTCACTCGGCAACCTGGCCGTGGCGCGGGGGCGCTTCGAAAACGACCGTCTCAGCGACGTGCAGGAGATCTTCCACGCAAACGCCGACGGCAACGGCAGCGAGCGTGCGTCCATGTGGGGCGGACGACTGGCGTTCGACGGGAAGGGCTATCTGTTCATCACCCTGGGCGACCGGCAATGGCCCTCGGCAGGGGACCTGACGGCCCACCCCGCGCAGGATCTGTCCAACCACAACGGCAGCACCGTGCGGCTGTACGAGGACGGCCGTGTGCCGGAGGACAACCCGTTTGTCGGCGTCCCGGGCGCCCAGCCCGAGATCTGGAGCTATGGCCACCGCAATGCGCAGGGGATGGCCTTCCACCCCGAGACCGGCGACCTCTGGCAGAACGAGCACGGCCCGCAGGGCGGAGACGAGCTCAATCTGATCCTCCCGGGTCGGAACTACGGCTGGCCGGTCATCGGGTACGGTGTGAACTACACCAGCGGCACCGCCATCCACGCGGGCACGCACCAGGAAGGCATGGAGCAACCCGTACACGTCTGGGTGCCTTCCATCGGTGTCTCGGGCCTGCTGTTCTACACCGGCGACGCGTTCCCTCGCTGGAGGGGCAGCCTGTTCGTGGGCGGGATGAGCGGTCAGCGCCTGGTCCGCCTCACGCTGGAAGGGCAAGAGGTCGTGCATGAGGAGACGCTCATCCACGACCAGGGGCGCATCCGCGATGTCAGGCAGGCCCCGGACGGATCGATCTACCTGGCCATCGACGGGGCCGCCCGCGACGTGGACGGTCCGCCGACGGGGATCGTGCGCCTGGTGCCCGCGGGCAGGCGCTGA
- a CDS encoding DinB family protein has translation MADLSNEVIASVYGANQYFLTRVLAGVETQQAKAPFTEAGNRMSWILGHIVYWRQEVLTALGGPTLWDLSAAAGYRGVDRSMPATDGADWDELVHRAAALNAAIMPLLADADLSRDELRKTLAGLAAHEGYHVGQMGIARRALGLEAAL, from the coding sequence ATGGCCGACCTGTCGAACGAAGTGATCGCGTCCGTCTACGGCGCCAATCAGTACTTCCTGACGCGCGTCCTGGCGGGCGTGGAAACGCAGCAGGCCAAGGCTCCCTTCACAGAGGCGGGCAATCGGATGTCGTGGATCCTCGGACACATCGTGTATTGGCGGCAGGAGGTCCTGACCGCGCTGGGTGGCCCCACGCTGTGGGACCTCTCGGCGGCGGCGGGCTACCGAGGCGTGGATCGCAGCATGCCGGCCACCGACGGTGCCGACTGGGATGAACTGGTGCATCGGGCCGCGGCGCTCAATGCCGCGATCATGCCCCTCCTGGCGGATGCCGATCTCTCCCGAGACGAGCTGCGGAAGACGCTCGCGGGCCTGGCCGCCCACGAGGGGTATCACGTGGGGCAGATGGGCATCGCCCGGCGGGCCCTGGGTCTGGAGGCCGCGCTGTGA
- a CDS encoding NAD(P)/FAD-dependent oxidoreductase: protein MTRNGRPQTRRPDVVVVGGGPAGAVMAWALAREGVRTWVLDRARFPREKVCGDFVEPRGLRLFQTMGCLGALEADDPLAITHVNLFLNGSSAYRQRIPFYRGQAHLPQHGYIVPRDVLDVRVLESAARVGARVLQGCAVQSVERAGDQLLVHWTENGHARSVRAALVVGADGVHSTVARSFGLGVDDPRHMAVSQRAYVEGIELEHGEAAFVFDRELFPGYGWMFPMAGGRANVGVGLLAETRDRRAISIPALFRSFLDKLRSMHPGCAGLRLASKPIGGTVKTYGGHGINHFEGGILVGDAGCFVDPMTGEGITPAAESALLGAPVLLKALETGRRDAGSLSAYERAYRSYFDPSMSYVDFVACTMRNPHFADFWLSVVARGCSLAMDDATFARSGGAAFGGVDVRPLETVARLWAKSLGQFVSEGGRMATSLLTGRLPKSSVIGDMLRWQSGWWSSLAEDPAWHARWMADLTSKWMRLPLRTRMKDPRTSGPAHLRVSAQA from the coding sequence GTGACTAGGAACGGTCGGCCCCAGACCCGCCGTCCCGACGTGGTGGTCGTGGGGGGCGGGCCCGCCGGAGCCGTCATGGCGTGGGCCCTGGCCCGCGAAGGCGTGCGGACCTGGGTGTTGGACCGCGCCCGCTTCCCGCGCGAGAAGGTGTGCGGCGACTTCGTCGAGCCCCGCGGCTTGCGGCTGTTCCAGACCATGGGGTGCCTGGGCGCGCTCGAGGCCGACGATCCCCTGGCCATCACCCACGTGAATCTCTTCCTGAACGGAAGTAGTGCGTACCGGCAACGCATTCCGTTCTACCGCGGACAGGCCCACCTCCCCCAACACGGCTACATCGTGCCGCGCGACGTGCTCGATGTGCGCGTGCTGGAGAGCGCGGCCCGGGTGGGGGCCCGGGTACTCCAAGGCTGTGCGGTCCAGTCCGTGGAGCGGGCCGGAGACCAGTTGCTGGTGCACTGGACCGAAAACGGACACGCGCGCTCGGTCCGCGCTGCGCTGGTGGTCGGAGCGGATGGCGTCCACTCGACGGTGGCACGCTCCTTCGGCCTCGGCGTCGATGATCCCCGCCACATGGCGGTGTCGCAGCGGGCCTACGTCGAGGGCATCGAGCTGGAGCACGGCGAAGCGGCCTTTGTCTTCGACCGGGAGCTCTTCCCCGGCTACGGATGGATGTTTCCCATGGCGGGCGGACGCGCCAACGTGGGAGTGGGCTTGCTGGCCGAGACACGCGACCGGCGCGCGATCAGCATCCCCGCCCTCTTCCGCTCCTTCCTGGACAAGCTCCGCAGCATGCATCCGGGCTGCGCAGGGCTGCGCCTGGCCTCCAAGCCCATCGGCGGCACGGTCAAGACGTACGGTGGCCACGGCATCAACCACTTCGAGGGTGGCATTCTCGTCGGCGACGCCGGTTGCTTCGTCGATCCCATGACCGGCGAGGGCATCACGCCCGCGGCAGAATCGGCGCTGCTGGGAGCGCCCGTGCTGCTGAAGGCCTTGGAGACGGGCCGTCGCGACGCCGGCTCCCTCTCCGCCTACGAGCGTGCCTACCGATCCTACTTCGATCCCTCCATGTCCTATGTGGACTTCGTCGCCTGCACGATGCGGAACCCCCACTTCGCCGACTTCTGGCTGAGCGTGGTGGCGCGGGGGTGCTCGCTGGCTATGGACGATGCCACGTTCGCACGCAGTGGGGGAGCGGCCTTCGGCGGCGTCGACGTTCGCCCGCTGGAGACGGTCGCTCGCCTCTGGGCCAAGAGCCTCGGCCAGTTCGTGTCCGAGGGAGGGCGCATGGCCACCTCCCTGCTGACGGGGCGCCTGCCCAAGAGCTCGGTGATCGGGGATATGCTGCGTTGGCAGAGCGGCTGGTGGAGCTCGCTGGCAGAGGATCCCGCCTGGCACGCGCGCTGGATGGCTGATCTCACGTCCAAGTGGATGCGGCTGCCCCTACGCACACGCATGAAGGACCCCCGCACCAGCGGTCCTGCACACCTGCGGGTCAGCGCCCAGGCCTAG
- a CDS encoding ADOP family duplicated permease — protein sequence MSASEAGRAPRIARLLVALSASADLREAQLGDLQEEFESRAQHGLAAARRWYWRQALGSVAPNLGHRTRRRWTKRKAPKGDGVMRSLLNHLRLALRAARKNAAFTTVIVGTLALGIGANTTVFSAVYGLVLNPFPFPEPDRIVGVGTGFPKLGGDLEFWEHMAPAEYVDIRDNTETLEDVVAWDMGNRQIAGDGPPQNVFTGFWWGDALRTVGMPAHLGRGFSDDEVERGDPVALLSYRIWRDRFGADSSLVGSRLLINGQPHTLIGILPEGLVIYGMDLWTIMPVKPEVFPRNRRQFQLLARIRDGASLAEVNTEMEGIARRVELAYVGEFEEYEGWRIQALRWNEVASQTFRTGAFVILGAVAFVLLLVCANTANLLLARAQGRRREMAVRTALGAGRSTLVMQLLAESIVLALLGGAAGMGLAFLGNAGLRALLTTLALPIAGAVEINGAVLAFTSLVALTAGILFGLVPAFQGSRTETAGVLQAEGRGSTSNASRQRLQRLFVGTEVALAFVLLAGGGLLVNSFVRLNRVNPGFAHENVLTMRLTLPREEYQGDAVPAFFRELVERMEALPGVRSAAAGTQFPPIAFAQSELWFEGGTVSDDATLPRALTTVVTRGYFQALGIPLRSGRVFGTGDRAETPRVVVINESAARRYYPGVDPVGKRLKLGGPDSEQPWHEIIGVVGTTQNRGLDRPPEPEIFGLHDQLGGNQNQLFLLLGTDVEPATLLPSVRTAVAQMDADQPIYAIQTIEQAFASGISTRRATTMLLTVFGIFALILAAVGIYAVVSFTVSERTQEIGLRVALGADRGRVRRLVVRQALLPVLIGAGVGVALTVPLGNGLRRLLFEITGTDPLTLGSVAALLVGVAALASLVPAVRASRLDPVEALRRE from the coding sequence ATGAGCGCGTCGGAAGCCGGGCGGGCGCCCCGGATCGCGCGGCTGCTGGTGGCCCTCTCGGCCTCGGCCGACTTGAGGGAGGCCCAGTTGGGGGACCTGCAGGAGGAGTTCGAGTCTCGCGCGCAGCACGGCCTGGCGGCCGCGCGGCGTTGGTACTGGCGGCAGGCCCTGGGGTCGGTGGCGCCCAACCTGGGGCACCGGACGCGGCGGCGGTGGACGAAGAGGAAGGCCCCCAAAGGAGATGGAGTCATGCGATCGCTGCTGAACCACCTGCGGCTGGCGCTGCGCGCCGCCCGCAAGAACGCTGCGTTCACCACGGTGATCGTGGGCACGCTGGCACTGGGCATCGGGGCCAACACCACGGTGTTCAGCGCGGTCTACGGGCTCGTCTTGAACCCGTTCCCCTTTCCCGAACCGGACCGGATCGTGGGCGTGGGCACGGGCTTCCCGAAGCTCGGGGGGGATCTGGAGTTCTGGGAGCACATGGCCCCGGCCGAATACGTCGACATCCGCGACAACACCGAGACGCTCGAGGACGTCGTGGCCTGGGACATGGGGAATCGGCAGATCGCCGGCGACGGGCCACCCCAGAACGTGTTCACCGGATTCTGGTGGGGCGACGCGCTGAGGACCGTCGGCATGCCGGCCCACCTCGGTCGTGGCTTCTCCGACGACGAAGTCGAGCGCGGCGATCCGGTGGCGCTGCTCAGCTACCGCATCTGGAGGGACCGCTTCGGAGCCGACTCCAGCCTGGTGGGAAGTCGCCTCCTCATCAACGGCCAACCGCACACGCTCATCGGGATCCTGCCCGAAGGGTTGGTCATCTACGGGATGGACCTGTGGACCATCATGCCGGTCAAGCCTGAGGTCTTTCCCCGCAACCGACGCCAGTTCCAGCTGCTGGCCCGCATCCGCGACGGAGCCTCGCTCGCGGAGGTGAACACGGAGATGGAAGGCATCGCGCGCCGGGTGGAGCTGGCCTACGTGGGCGAGTTCGAGGAGTACGAAGGGTGGCGGATCCAGGCGCTACGCTGGAACGAGGTGGCCTCGCAGACCTTCCGCACCGGCGCCTTCGTGATTCTGGGCGCAGTGGCATTCGTGCTTCTGCTGGTCTGCGCCAACACCGCCAACCTGCTGCTGGCTCGGGCACAGGGGCGCCGTCGCGAGATGGCGGTGCGCACGGCGTTGGGCGCGGGCCGAAGCACGCTCGTCATGCAGCTCCTGGCCGAGAGCATCGTCCTGGCGCTGCTGGGAGGGGCAGCGGGCATGGGACTCGCGTTCCTCGGGAACGCCGGCCTCCGCGCCCTGCTCACCACGCTCGCGCTTCCCATCGCGGGAGCGGTCGAGATCAACGGAGCAGTCTTGGCGTTCACGTCGCTCGTGGCTCTGACTGCGGGCATCCTGTTCGGATTGGTGCCCGCGTTCCAGGGCAGCCGCACCGAAACCGCCGGCGTTCTGCAGGCGGAGGGTCGGGGCTCCACGTCCAACGCGAGTCGTCAGCGTCTACAGCGCCTCTTCGTCGGCACCGAGGTGGCCCTGGCCTTCGTGCTGCTCGCCGGGGGCGGGCTGCTGGTGAACAGCTTCGTGCGGCTCAATCGCGTGAATCCCGGGTTCGCCCACGAGAACGTGCTGACCATGCGCCTCACGCTTCCGCGCGAGGAGTACCAGGGCGACGCCGTACCGGCGTTCTTCCGGGAGCTGGTGGAGCGGATGGAGGCGCTGCCCGGCGTACGCAGCGCCGCGGCGGGCACCCAGTTCCCGCCCATCGCCTTCGCGCAGTCCGAGCTCTGGTTCGAAGGCGGCACCGTCTCGGACGACGCCACGCTTCCCCGCGCGCTCACCACCGTGGTCACGCGCGGTTACTTCCAGGCGCTCGGCATCCCGCTGCGAAGCGGGCGGGTGTTCGGGACCGGTGACCGCGCCGAGACCCCGCGCGTGGTGGTGATCAACGAGTCCGCGGCGCGCCGCTACTACCCCGGCGTCGATCCGGTGGGCAAGCGCCTCAAGTTGGGCGGCCCCGACTCGGAACAGCCCTGGCACGAGATCATCGGGGTGGTGGGAACCACGCAGAACCGCGGCCTCGATCGTCCACCGGAGCCGGAGATCTTCGGGCTGCACGATCAGCTCGGAGGCAACCAGAACCAGCTCTTCCTGCTGCTGGGCACGGACGTGGAGCCCGCGACGCTGTTGCCCTCCGTACGGACGGCCGTCGCCCAGATGGATGCGGACCAGCCCATCTACGCCATCCAGACCATCGAGCAGGCGTTCGCCTCCGGCATCTCGACACGCCGGGCCACCACCATGCTGCTCACCGTGTTCGGGATCTTCGCGCTGATCCTCGCGGCGGTCGGCATCTACGCGGTGGTCTCGTTCACGGTGAGCGAACGCACCCAGGAGATCGGGCTCCGGGTGGCGTTGGGAGCCGACCGCGGTCGGGTGCGCCGCTTGGTGGTGCGTCAGGCACTGCTCCCGGTGCTGATCGGCGCAGGGGTGGGCGTGGCACTCACGGTGCCTCTCGGCAACGGGCTCCGGCGGCTGTTGTTCGAGATCACCGGCACCGATCCGCTCACACTCGGTTCGGTGGCGGCGTTGCTGGTGGGCGTGGCCGCGCTGGCCAGCCTGGTGCCCGCTGTGCGCGCGTCGCGCCTGGACCCGGTGGAAGCGCTGCGGCGGGAGTAG
- a CDS encoding polyprenyl synthetase family protein, protein MNVSAAPEGLILAEGFDQEVDDLKRYLRTWIDRSSEEMKPMLEWQFLGRSKYFRPVTLFACHTAMTGQPVGPEGIQAAAAIEMVHNVSLIIDDILDRSRYRRGVLTLHCRFGMLPALMASGYIAADAYEMVNRIAFSVRRVAEVFRRLAAAETLQWRLRRHPLGVEDWRVIAGEDTGSMFEACACLGTGDESLRRFGHLLGMLYHGCDDVGDVKGAVALGGGGEEDLRDGILTLPAALAIRDPDTALLFRDPTPEGLQQLLARMEASLPEAERYLDAIASEAEAEATRVAPHPAPLLRLVRNTRLLSA, encoded by the coding sequence GTGAACGTCTCCGCCGCCCCCGAAGGCCTCATCCTGGCGGAGGGGTTCGACCAGGAGGTCGACGACCTCAAGCGCTACCTGCGCACCTGGATCGATCGCAGCAGTGAAGAGATGAAGCCGATGCTGGAGTGGCAGTTCCTGGGCCGCTCCAAGTACTTCAGGCCCGTCACCCTCTTCGCGTGTCACACCGCCATGACGGGGCAACCCGTGGGGCCGGAGGGGATCCAGGCCGCGGCCGCCATCGAGATGGTGCACAACGTCTCGCTGATCATCGACGACATCCTGGACCGCTCCCGCTACCGCCGCGGCGTGTTGACCCTGCACTGTCGCTTCGGGATGCTCCCCGCGCTCATGGCGTCAGGCTACATCGCGGCCGACGCGTACGAGATGGTCAACAGGATCGCGTTCTCCGTGCGACGCGTGGCAGAGGTGTTTCGTCGGCTGGCTGCCGCGGAGACGCTGCAGTGGCGCTTGCGGCGACACCCGCTCGGCGTGGAGGACTGGCGCGTGATCGCCGGTGAGGACACGGGCAGCATGTTCGAAGCCTGCGCCTGCCTCGGCACCGGAGACGAGTCGCTGCGTCGCTTCGGACACCTGCTCGGCATGCTTTACCACGGCTGTGACGACGTGGGGGACGTGAAGGGCGCCGTGGCGTTGGGGGGTGGTGGTGAGGAAGACCTGCGGGACGGGATCCTGACCTTGCCTGCCGCGCTCGCCATTCGCGATCCGGACACCGCGCTGCTGTTCCGGGATCCCACTCCCGAGGGGCTGCAGCAGCTGCTCGCGCGGATGGAGGCGTCCCTGCCCGAGGCCGAACGGTACCTGGATGCCATCGCCTCCGAGGCGGAAGCGGAGGCCACGCGCGTCGCACCGCACCCCGCTCCCTTGCTCCGCCTGGTCCGGAACACCCGCCTGCTGTCGGCGTGA
- a CDS encoding HD domain-containing protein: MSEAVTAPPDSGAAPRAADPSAQAPVQAARFLSALAQAVSARALYAQEHPAVDRAVRAAHSELAALQGVVPKPVFTFLGSDVLLGGRPLKTLRAWEWGPRLSGVGVQRFECHGPVTRPDLGRFVESLHVRLSDPEAVPPPLEPDSTIRFGAVGLKKAGGALADAAAEMIRYSLAEEMATMEWLDQECRAGSRLHMVEVETLVRSLAVAMHADWEMMIPLVELKRYDQYTTTHSLNIAVLAMALAEFLDVDSGDVRRLGVAGLLHDIGKTRIPKALLDKGGKYTSEELTVIRRHPSDGARMLIERQANLDLAATVAYEHHIRFNGGGYPKRRFKRACHPASDLVHVCDVFDALRTHRPFRRAWGHDKVLAYIERGLGTEFDPELGRSFLQMMDRWGPRLRRVMARETAAPREGQPRAPLGPTVSDTAPSR, translated from the coding sequence GTGAGCGAGGCCGTGACCGCCCCCCCGGACTCTGGCGCCGCTCCGCGTGCCGCGGACCCGTCCGCGCAGGCGCCGGTCCAAGCGGCCCGCTTTCTCAGCGCGCTCGCACAGGCGGTCTCGGCCCGTGCGCTGTATGCGCAGGAGCACCCCGCCGTGGATCGGGCCGTGCGGGCCGCCCACAGCGAGTTGGCCGCCCTGCAAGGCGTGGTGCCGAAGCCGGTCTTCACCTTCCTGGGCAGCGATGTGCTGTTGGGAGGCCGACCGCTCAAGACGTTGCGCGCTTGGGAATGGGGGCCCCGCCTCTCCGGGGTCGGTGTCCAGCGCTTCGAGTGTCACGGTCCGGTGACGCGTCCCGATCTCGGACGTTTCGTCGAGTCGCTCCATGTTCGCCTCTCCGATCCCGAGGCGGTGCCGCCGCCGCTCGAGCCGGATTCGACCATCCGCTTCGGTGCGGTGGGGCTCAAGAAGGCCGGCGGGGCGCTGGCCGATGCGGCGGCGGAGATGATCCGCTATTCGCTGGCGGAGGAGATGGCCACCATGGAGTGGCTCGACCAGGAGTGCCGGGCGGGAAGCCGCCTGCACATGGTGGAGGTCGAGACCCTGGTGCGCTCCTTGGCCGTGGCCATGCACGCCGACTGGGAGATGATGATCCCGCTGGTCGAGCTCAAGCGCTACGACCAGTACACCACGACGCACTCGCTCAACATCGCGGTGCTGGCCATGGCACTGGCGGAGTTCCTGGATGTGGACAGTGGCGACGTGCGTCGTCTGGGCGTCGCCGGCCTGCTCCACGACATCGGCAAGACCCGCATCCCCAAGGCGCTGCTCGACAAGGGTGGGAAGTACACATCGGAGGAGCTGACGGTCATTCGCCGTCACCCGTCGGATGGGGCGCGTATGCTGATCGAGCGACAGGCCAACCTGGATCTGGCCGCCACCGTCGCCTACGAGCACCACATCCGCTTCAACGGGGGCGGCTACCCCAAGCGGCGCTTCAAGCGCGCCTGCCACCCCGCGTCCGACCTCGTGCACGTCTGCGATGTGTTCGACGCCCTGCGCACGCACCGGCCTTTCCGCCGCGCCTGGGGGCACGACAAGGTGCTGGCCTACATCGAGCGGGGGCTGGGCACGGAGTTCGACCCGGAGCTGGGGCGCTCGTTTCTGCAGATGATGGACCGCTGGGGGCCGCGGCTACGGAGGGTCATGGCGCGGGAAACGGCCGCGCCGCGGGAGGGCCAACCTCGGGCGCCGCTCGGACCCACCGTGTCCGATACAGCCCCCAGCCGCTGA
- a CDS encoding helix-turn-helix transcriptional regulator, with product MGKGEFLGEFEQVVLLAVAQLEGRGYGVSIRREIERRTGRDVTVGSVYTTLARLEDKGLVASEEGDPTPTRGGRARRHFSLLPDGARALEASRTMMDRMWDGVELGGEPDAAERA from the coding sequence GTGGGCAAAGGCGAGTTCCTGGGTGAGTTCGAGCAGGTGGTGCTCCTGGCCGTGGCCCAGCTGGAGGGGCGTGGCTACGGGGTCTCGATCCGACGTGAGATCGAGCGCCGGACGGGACGCGACGTCACGGTCGGGTCGGTCTACACCACACTGGCGCGTCTCGAGGACAAGGGACTGGTGGCCTCCGAGGAGGGCGATCCCACCCCCACCCGGGGAGGCCGGGCCCGACGCCACTTCAGCCTGTTGCCAGACGGAGCCCGGGCCCTGGAAGCATCGCGGACCATGATGGACCGCATGTGGGACGGTGTGGAGTTGGGCGGCGAGCCGGACGCGGCGGAGCGCGCATGA